The window TTGTTTGTTATGGAATAATTTCACCTTCTCGGGCCCATATTTCTCATCCGAAAAGGGAAAGAAATACTTGATTTATGCAAGATATTTCTCGTATGAAAACGCAAAAATGAAGTATGCTACAAATGTGTCCATTTATATCTAACAAAAATACATTAGATTAAAAAACAACCGATTAAATAATTACGCTACAATTGTCAATACCAGTATATTTGTTACAATTGTGAATACAATTGTAAACAATCGGATAGTCTGTTAAAAATGTAAATTAGAGTGCAATATACAAAACTATAAATTTGCTAATCAGGTGATAATGAGTGTTATTTAATGTTGTACTTCAATAAGTTAATTAATTGTTGTGTACATCATTCAACAAATGAAGTAATTTATGTAACATTCTGAAAGGTAATATAATAATTAAATATTCAATTAAAATTGCTTTAAGTTAACTGAAATTTACTGATGTTACAAAAGTAATTTGATATTGTTTACAAATGGTATTATTAATTGATTTAACTTTGTCAACAATTTATCAACAAAAGTAAACGCCATGGAAATGCTTGAAAGGATTCAACTCATATTGAAAGTTAAAAATATGAGCGCTTCACAGTTCGCCGACAAGATCGGAGTTCAGCGTTCGGGTATCTCGCATATTCTTTCCGGACGCAATCAACCAAGCCTCGATTTTATTACCCGTATATTAAATGTATATCCGGATATCAATCCGGAATGGCTCATTCATGGCGCCGGAATAATGATTAAGCCGGACCTGTTTTCAACAGAACCTGCTAAAAAAGTGGAAGTTAAGAAACTAGAACCGGAGATTAGCCCTCTTTCTGTTTCCGTTCCACCCGAACCGGTACAAATACAAGTTGTTGAAAAAGAAGTTATTGAACCGACTAAAAAGGAGGAACCTGCAAAGCCGCTTCCCAAAAGTGAAAAGATTCCGGTGAAGATTGACAGCTCAGTTGCAGATAAAGAAATTGAGCGGATTGTTATCTTTTTCAAAAACGGAACCTTCAGCGAATACCGTCAGGGATAAAAAACAGCGACCGACCCGGTGGTCGGTCATTCTTTTTTTTGAAAGAAATGTTTCAGGCTGTGGCTCTTTACTTCTGTCTTCCTGCCTCAAATGAAATTATTGCAATATAGTGGCTGCATTTTTCTATTTTTACAAAAAAATCACGCATGCGTCTGCTGGTTGTTTTACCGAGAGTTCCGTATCCCCTTGAGAAAGGAGATAAGCTGCGTGCATACCATCATCTGAAGTATCTTTCCCGTTTCCACGAAATACATCTTTGCTGTCTGAACGACGTAGCGCTTCACCCCGAAGCCGAAGCAAACCTCCGTCCTTTCTGCAAAAGCATTCATATCATTCAGCTTGGCAAGGCCGGTATCTATTTTAATTTACTGAAAGCCTTCCTGACGGGACGACCGCTGCAGGCAGGATATTTCTATAGGTGCAGGATGCAAAAGAAGATTGAGGAGATTATGCATACGGTTCAACCCGACCATGTGTTTTGCCAGTTGATACGTACTGCCCGCTATGCCGAAAAGCTCAGTATTCCCACAACACTCGACTTTCAGGATGTGTTCTCGGTCGGGGCAGGGCGCATGAAAGATTCCATGCCTTTTTATATCCGGCCCTTTCTGGGTATGGAGTCGAAACGGGTGGCTGCTTACGAAGCAAAAATGTTTGATATATTCGATAATCTTATTATCATCTCCGAGCCCGACCGTTCGGCCATCTGTCATCCCGATAAAGATAAAATAGTGATTGTTTCCAACGGTGTTGATGAAGAACTGTTCAGTCCGATGGAGCATGAAAAAAAATATGAGCTGCTGTTTACCGGCAATATGTCGTATCCGCCCAATGTGAATAGCGTGGAATATCTGGTAAATAATGTGCTCCCTGAAGTACACCGCATTAATCCCGGTGTGAAGCTGATGATTGCCGGAGCGAACCCGTCGGCTGCCGTGAAGGCACTTGCCTCTGAGCATGTAGCCATTAGCGGATGGGTGGAAGATATACGCGAATGCTACGCCTCCGCACATATCTTTATCGCACCCATGCAAATCGGTACCGGTTTGCAAAACAAATTGCTTGAAGCGATGGCCATGCAGATTCCGTGTATTACCTCGCCGCTTGCCAACAAGGCATTAGCGGCTGTTGACGGAAAGGATATTCTGGTAGGCTCTGCACCCGAAGAATACGCGCAGCATATTATTTATCTGCTCAATCATCCTGAGAAAGCGGCAGAGATAGCCCGGAGCGGGCACGATTTTGTACTGCAAAACTATAACTGGGATACGCAGACCTCAAAACTCGAACGCCTCATCAGTGGCACGAAGCACATCTGATAAGGCGTTGTAATAATTTTGCTCAGCCCTGTATGCGGGCTTTCCTTAAACTTACTGCCCGAGAATATATCCAAAGATAAGCGGTGCTACAATAGTTGCATCACTTTCTATGATGAAATTGGGCGTGTCTTTGTTGAGCTTTCCCCAGGTGATTTTTTCATTGGGAACTGCGCCGCTGTATGAACCGTATGATGTTGTGCTGTCGCTGATCTGGCAGAAGTAACTCCACACTTTGGCTTTTTCTTTCAGGTCTTGTGTGATGATGGGAACCACGCAGATAGGATAGTCACCTGCAATTCCGCCGCCAATCTGGAAGAAACCAACCGAGTTCTCGGCTGTATTTTTACGGTACCAGTCGAGCAGTACACCCATGGCTTCAATACCATTGCGGAAGATACCGGGATCTTTAATCATGCCTTTGAGGTGCTTGGCCAAAAATACATTGCCAAGGGTGCTGTCTTCCCATCCCGGAACAAAAATGGGAATGTTCTTTTCGCAGGCTGCGAGCATCCAGGAGTTTCTGGGGTCTATCTGATAATACTTTTCAATGATTCCGCTGCGGATGAGCTGATACATGATTTCGTATGGAAAATAGCGTTTGCCTTCGGCTTCGGCTTTCTGCCACAAATCGAAAACATGTGCTTCAATGCGTATCATGGCTTCCTCTTCGGGAATGCACACGTCGGTAACGCGGTTGAGCTGACGTTTCAGCAGGTCTTCTTCGTCCTGTGCCGTAAGATGCCTGTAGTTGGGAACATTTTCATAATGATTGTGGGCAACCAGATTAAATAAATCTTCTTCGAGGTTGGCTCCGGTACATGAAATTGCATGTATTTTGTCCTGCCTGATCATCTCCGCCAGTGTTATGCCCAATTCGGCAGTACTCATGGCTCCGGCCATAGCCAGGAACATTTTATT of the Bacteroidota bacterium genome contains:
- a CDS encoding glycosyltransferase — protein: MRLLVVLPRVPYPLEKGDKLRAYHHLKYLSRFHEIHLCCLNDVALHPEAEANLRPFCKSIHIIQLGKAGIYFNLLKAFLTGRPLQAGYFYRCRMQKKIEEIMHTVQPDHVFCQLIRTARYAEKLSIPTTLDFQDVFSVGAGRMKDSMPFYIRPFLGMESKRVAAYEAKMFDIFDNLIIISEPDRSAICHPDKDKIVIVSNGVDEELFSPMEHEKKYELLFTGNMSYPPNVNSVEYLVNNVLPEVHRINPGVKLMIAGANPSAAVKALASEHVAISGWVEDIRECYASAHIFIAPMQIGTGLQNKLLEAMAMQIPCITSPLANKALAAVDGKDILVGSAPEEYAQHIIYLLNHPEKAAEIARSGHDFVLQNYNWDTQTSKLERLISGTKHI
- a CDS encoding helix-turn-helix transcriptional regulator; translation: MEMLERIQLILKVKNMSASQFADKIGVQRSGISHILSGRNQPSLDFITRILNVYPDINPEWLIHGAGIMIKPDLFSTEPAKKVEVKKLEPEISPLSVSVPPEPVQIQVVEKEVIEPTKKEEPAKPLPKSEKIPVKIDSSVADKEIERIVIFFKNGTFSEYRQG
- a CDS encoding deoxyhypusine synthase family protein, whose protein sequence is MNTKEQFVAIKKFVDDNFLHFNAGVVKRAAQAYVKHLDEGNKMFLAMAGAMSTAELGITLAEMIRQDKIHAISCTGANLEEDLFNLVAHNHYENVPNYRHLTAQDEEDLLKRQLNRVTDVCIPEEEAMIRIEAHVFDLWQKAEAEGKRYFPYEIMYQLIRSGIIEKYYQIDPRNSWMLAACEKNIPIFVPGWEDSTLGNVFLAKHLKGMIKDPGIFRNGIEAMGVLLDWYRKNTAENSVGFFQIGGGIAGDYPICVVPIITQDLKEKAKVWSYFCQISDSTTSYGSYSGAVPNEKITWGKLNKDTPNFIIESDATIVAPLIFGYILGQ